One part of the Lytechinus pictus isolate F3 Inbred chromosome 3, Lp3.0, whole genome shotgun sequence genome encodes these proteins:
- the LOC135153563 gene encoding uncharacterized protein LOC135153563 encodes MEQWLCTRWNAFGVLTPRLTPVLFFKFTGTKPFEKLSEELSKTRLLNDMKKMSPVDQTSSVEAFHSVMLYWCPKMLAYSYAGMKCRLHLAALHWNENAGRSHATKADGTPMYRINYPKAKEGGHTVSKVLTACTFNYVRTLMEETMQLVSGKQKIRSTIPELEGKPPLCSGVDRPSKAEAIDQLQVHRRFSKE; translated from the exons ATGGAACAATGGCTATGCACGCGTTGGAACGCATTTGGGGTTTTGACGCCTCGCCTAActcctgttttattttttaaattcacagGTACGAAACCGTTTGAAAAGTTGTCTGAGGAACTATCAAAAACCAGACTGTTGAATGACATGAAGAAAATGTCTCCTGTTGACCAGACCAGTTCAGTCGAGGCCTTTCATAGTGTGATGCTCTATTGGTGTCCTAAGATGCTGGCCTACTCATATGCCGGGATGAAGtgcag ATTACATCTTGCCGCCTTGCACTGGAATGAGAATGCTGGTCGAAGTCATGCAACTAAGGCAGATGGGACACCTATGTACCGTATCAATTACCCCAAAGCCAAAGAAGGCGGCCACACAGTTTCCAAAGTGTTGACAGCTTGCACATTCA attatGTGAGAACACTCATGGAAGAGACAATGCAACTAGTGTCTGGAAAACAAAAGATCCGGTCTACCATCCCAGAACTGGAGGGAAAGCCACCATTGTGCTCAGGAGTTGATCGTCCAAGTAAAGCAGAGGCCATTGATCAGTTACAGGTACATCGTCGATTTTCAAAGGAGTAG
- the LOC135153562 gene encoding uncharacterized protein LOC135153562, with amino-acid sequence MEQNDLFMDFEDFQEEGEEESDEESYEDDGSWEDASTSEEGEDDGEIGEEGVVDDDYNAPMPAAATEASARGTARLGAEGAPDVPQPYLHEPPPRQDDDDGLFNDGDAPRDVDPHRLMNNDWCLCGGHCRVEPSFSAGDSTCCREIPEVSFETDALGVDCLTTTEAFESAILNPISLYIGWMEYTDRWRRAARAFGNRNNEKYRYVAYRKVVRWCWGFLGKDIRVQLPACIHSKIMRAYPDGAGIYKGTVLRVLRR; translated from the exons ATGGAACAGAACGATCTTTTTATGGATTTTGAGGACTTTCAAGAGGAAGGTGAAGAGGAAAGTGATGAAGAGAGCTACGAGGACGACGGTAGTTGGGAGGACGCGTCAACGAGTGAGGAAGGAGAAGACGATGGAGAAATCGGAGAAGAGGGAGTCGTTGACGATGACTATAACGCTCCTATGCCAGCCGCAGCCACCGAGGCCAGCGCCAGGGGAACGGCCCGCCTAGGAGCCGAGGGAGCACCCGATGTTCCGCAACCGTATCTCCATGAACCACCACCGAGAcaagatgacgatgatggccTTTTTAACGACGGAGATGCTCCCCGGGATGTCGATCCTCATCggttaatgaataatgattg gtGTCTATGTGGTGGCCACTGCAGGGTGGAACCTTCATTCTCTGCAGGTGACAGCACATGTTGCAGGGAGATTCCTGAAGTTTCATTTGAAACGGACGCTTTAGGCGTAGACTGTCTCACTACAACAGAGGCGTTTGAGTCAGCCATCCTGAACCCAATATCTTTATATATTGGATGGATGGAGTACACGGACAGGTGGAGGCGAGCAGCCAGGGCCTTTGGTAACCGAAACAATGA GAAATACAGATATGTGGCTTATAGAAAAGTTGTCCGCTGGTGTTGGGGTTTTCTCGGCAAAGACATAAGGGTGCAACTACCTGCCTGCATACACTCAAAAATCATGCGAGCCTATCCTGATGGTGCTGGAATTTACAAGGGGACAGTTCTGCGAGTATTGAGAAGATAA